A window of Hordeum vulgare subsp. vulgare chromosome 5H, MorexV3_pseudomolecules_assembly, whole genome shotgun sequence genomic DNA:
CAGCATATGAAAAGCGTTGTACACGTACAACATATGCGaagtaaaaaattcaaaaaaaatgcaAAGTACTTAATTGTCAATTAAACTAATAACTGGGAGACAACCCTCAACTTGGGCGTATTCAGATTGATACACCATTAAAATAATGCAGATAAGACAAAATGCAAGCAATAAAGTAAAATCTCCTAGAAGAAGAGTCACAAAATCTCGAAAATTTCTCATGAATGGTAAATTGTACAAAAATGTAATACAACCAGGAAAAAGAAAGGAACCGTACAATTTGTCAATGTAGACTACTTTTTCCTTGTTTGTGCACGGGTTGAACAAGCAACAATAAAGAAAGCTTTCAAGAACGAGGATAATATATGATTTTACACGCTCTGTACTAATGACCAACGGTCAATTAGATAATTACACTCTACTCTTTGTATACTTAATATTTGAGAGGAaaaacaatgaaatcctagtGTGGACAGGCCACTCTGATCATCGCACGAATTTATTTCATTTTTGCCAGTTTTAGCTCCAAATATATCGCCTCTGGGGTAGGAGAGATCGTAAAAAGGAGAAAAGTGGAACAAAAAGAAGTTCATGCATACCTTACGATAGACACTGTAGACAAGATCGTCATAAGTTCCTTTACTATTTCCTTTCTCGTCTGCAAACGGCTTATAGTGGCAGGGTACATTGTAGGATAATGTATTAACTACTGCCTCAAACACATCTATGCAGAACCCCTTGGGTTTACCATTTTCaaattttacaaattcatcaaacCCAGGTTTCACAGGTACACCTATTTCAAGAATTTTATTCATTGGCAATAGCCAGCCTCTAGGTACAGTTTCAGTATATCCTGGTACAGTTTCATTATACCCTGGCCATACGATGGTGCCAAGATCAGCCTTCACATTTAGACTGCCAGAGATGCCAGATCCTGGAGTCCAAAAACCGACTACTCTTCTCTCCCGACCAATAATGTTAATTATCTTGTAATTGACCGATACTAACTGCATGTCTGCAATACAGAAGTTGCCGCTCATACCCATGAACTTGATGCCCAAGAGCGAGCCTCGCAATTTTTCAGCAGCCTTTGAAGTATCTATTCTGTCAAAGTCAGTGGACCCATTGTTTGTTACAGATACCCCAAAGTCTGAATTCACATATCCAGCCTTCTCTGCTGCTAATGCTAATGCCCATATGGTATCATAAGCATAGAGACCATACACTGCAGGCATACTTACTGCAATTCCAGGATTCTCCAATTGGTACTTCTTGCGCCATCTCTGACTAAGGTTTTGAAGTTCCATAGTATGTTCAACATGAGGTTTCACCCCAAGAACTCCTTGCATCACATCAAGGGCCGGAGAACCAGCCACGTCAAAGATATCTGTCAAGCCATATGCGATAATCCAGACAAAGCCCCGGCCCATCATCCCTTCATATTTAGCAAGCTTGAAAAATTTACGGGCTAAAGTATGAGACATACGCACAACAAATACACTTGTCCAGTTGTGTTTTAAGGTGGAGATGGCACTCTTTATATCATCCTCTGTAGCTGAAGGATGGATCTTGCACCTGTACGAAACATGGGTGTCGACTTGTCTAAGGGCGTCAACAAGATCAGGAATGAACCTGGTATTGGAATTGTCATCCTCGAAGACTGGGATGACTTCCCTCCAACTGTGTTTCTGAACAAGTGCGGCAATAGCTTCTGCTTGAGAGGAGTCGTTCCATGCTGTCCGGATGAAGTATGGAGTTTGTCCAGATCGCGACGGGCTATTTGCAGAAAATGAAATGATTGGGACCGATGATTTGTTCCCAAGCTCCGCAAGAAATTTAGCCTGAGTTGACGACTGCGGCCCAACGATCGCTTGCACGCGGACATTTTTCAGTAGATCAATACCTGCAATGATACTACTTTAAAACACATTTTACAGCAAATTAAGGGCCACTATCAAACAAATGCAAGCAAAACATGCATAGGTACAGTAGATACCAGTACCAGAGCTTTTTGGTGGCTCTGTTCACTAGCATATGATTAAATTGGCATAATGCCTGCAGTACAAAAGGTCTGGGACAGACGAGGTCGGTTTTACTTTTACCATAACAAAAACCACAACTGAGAACAATATTCCCCCTTTAATAATAAACAGATATAAATAACAACTTTCCAGAGTAGCTCTAGCTTTTCAACGCATGTACTTCAGTTCCAAATCTAATGTCTCCCCTGCCATGGGTGGACGCGGAGACTTTCGAAATTACTTGGCTCGACGAGCTGGGGGACGGAGAAGGAGGGGATACCTTCTATCTATATACCTCGGAGGGCGGCGCGACGGTGtcgaaacaagcaagcaaggagcCGAGGGCGCGCCTAGGAGCGCAGCGCCGGCCGCCGGCGACATGGGAAGGGgaaaaaataatagaaaagggcaaccgcgccagccccgccggaCGCCATGGACTCGCCGCGTCAAACTGATGGGCCGGGGGGCAAACTAGGTTTGATCTTAAGCTGCTCAAGGCCCATGACTTGCCCACCCAAAATATTAGACCCATGTATATTTAGAAGATCATTTGGCCCATGCGCCCGTCTTCCTAGCGAGTACTGTCTGCTACccctcaaaagaaaaaaaagagtgcTGCCTGCTCAGTTTGAACGAGGAGGCTGTTACGTTACGTACCTGCGGACGCGGCCTCGACGGCGCCGGGGCCGGTGTCTCGGAGGTGGAGCTTCAGCCTGGTGCGGTAGCCGGCGTGGCTAGCGTCGGCGTAGAAGTCCTCGAGAGCCAGCTCGATGCACGTCCAGCTGGTGTTCCCCACCCATGTCGACCTGTCCAAGATCACGCCCACGTCCACCGCCTGCTGCCGCCGCCGAGGAGGAGCCACACCACCCCGCCGCGCCGCGACACTGGAAGCGCCGAACAGAAGCACTAGAGCGAGGAGAAGGGCGTGGCGGCCGAGGACCGCCATGGCGAGCCGAAGAAGCGTCATGGCCCTCTTACTTTTGATGAAGGGAGCGATGGGTTTGTGATTGTGGCTGCCCTTACATGCACAACGCCAGCCAATTCCTTTGACTGACAGCTCTCTCTCGAAGCTCACACTCAGCTTATCTTGATCGTGTATTAACTGGTCATGGAATTTTCCGATATACTTGTGGTATTAGTTATGGGCATAGTTTTTCTTCTCGAAGGCGTGTCCGAAAAGCTTTCCCATTCATCTTCAGCTTGTGGTCATATTAGCCGTGGAGCTTTGAGTTGACCAGTGTCGGCACGGCTGGCtttttgttcttgctgttgtttttCTCTTTTTAGTTGCTGCGTTTTTACACGGTTGTTCCTTAGTTAATTGTGTCTTATTATGATTTTTGATCTATGTCTTTTAGTAAACTGGGTTACTCTGTTAATTTTTCTTCTCGTAATAAAATCGCAGAGCTCCTGCCTTGCAagcacaaaaaagaaaaaaaactagccATATATCCTTCCGACCGGGTCAAGTACACATCTAGCTTCttctttttttagaaaaggaggaagacCCCGGTCTCTGCATTGGAAGATGCATGCAGCCACTTTATTGATTATTTTTAAGGATCTTACAAAGTATTATAATAATATGTCTCAATCCgtcatcttggcaacatctgccgTTACTTCTATCCATATGATAAAGGGATGCTAGCTGGGCCAAATATCCGGACcactcacctaagcctaacatcaaaAGCCGGAAGCCCcagccgagccacataccggtctggggcacaaaccggtctgacgcactcacatgtgtcgtcgtCGCCATCTTTCACAGGTCCGTCTTCAGAGCAGATACTGAGGTTACTACCTTGTCTGGCCACTCAACCATCGACGTCACCATGACGCAAGACAGCTACCTCCTGCTGCGCGAGTCCATCTCCGCACATCGGGCACTGAGTCTCCACTGCGCCACGCCGTCGAGATCCACCGCCATCAATGGGTAAGATGAAGCACCACTCCACCAAAGAAGCCGCCCACTGGTCCCTCGATCCCGTGTACGCCTCCAAGAATGACACCCCCAAGGAGGAAACGACGCCAACGCGACACCGTCATATGATCTACTGATCTATGGTTTCCCCCCGAGGTAGCGGATAGAGGTCTGGAGCTTCTCCACAACTATGCCTTCAAGAAGGTAACGACACAAAAGAGTGTCGCCATCGCCAGTCTTGCCATCAAACCGAAAACGAGGTTTTCGCCCGAATCCGGTCGAAGAACCTTCGTCCAGCTTTTGTGCACGGATCGCCGCCTTCTCTATCGGAGACTAGACCAAAAGGATCCAGCCGCCGCTGCCAGATCCATGCAGCCAGCACCGGGAGATGGGTCTCCCTGGACCGGATCTAGCACCAACCGGAGCAGATCGGGTCGGAGACGATAATACCCCTGGAGCTCCGGCAGGCGAGCGAAGAGTCACCGGCACCACCGCGTCCAGATCGATGGCCACGCcgggccgccgccaccccccgcgCCGTGCTGTAGTCACCAGATCCGATGGAACCGGTCGGACTAATGGGCGCGCCGCCACCCAGCCATGGGGTCGCCACCcgaccaccgccgccccctgtgcATCCAGCCGATTCCCACCGGCACCACCACATGCGTCGCCGTCGGGACGCTGCGCCGCCAGGCGCCGAAGTGGGGGCCGCGCAGCCGCGGATCTGGGCGTCCGCGCCACCCATGGATccgggggagaggggagagaccCTCTGCCACCGCGTCGCACGCACGGGCTTAGCCCGGCGCCGaccacttgcggcggcggaggggaGGGCGGGCACGGAGCGAGACGCTGGCGTCGAAAGTTGGCTCCTCCCGTGTCGCCCGCGAGGGGGGCGAAGCGAGAATCACGAGAGACGCGAGACACCTAGCTCCTTCTGCGAGGGGTAATTACTTATTTAATTTTGCAAGGAAAGCCAATGAAAATTCTAagaaggtactccctccgtttctaaatactaGATGATGTCTCGTACGTTGCTGCAGGAAACATGATAAACAGATGTATTAATAGGTATTCAAATACAAAAACTATTGCTAAAAATATTAGGATTGCTTTCGTTTTATATTTCAAGAACAATAaatcatatgaagaatttgccAAAAGATGCGTAAAAATAGTGTAACATGATCTATATATATTTGCTCTAAAGTATATACCGCTTATGGACATAACAAAAAATAGTAAAACAATGTGTAGATTAATGCACACATTATAACTTATGACCAcgtgacttgatgatgtggcatagtTACATGAGGAAAAATAGATATTTATGACTAAATGCATGACTTTATGATGTGTTATGGTTGCATGAGAAGGAAAAATAGGTAAGTTTTTTTGAAAGATTTTACTATGAACTACTACATGTGAATTTATATTTTAAGATATGTCTCTATATATCTGACGGGGATATTGCCCTGGGCATATTAAAACCGGAGATTACCAAACTCCAAGACAATTAGGGGGCCGTCTAGCCCCCAGGCCGGCTGGCGATGGCCGGCCCAACCGCAGGGCCAGCTGGCCGTGGGCGACCCATACCCATGGCCGGCGAGACCCCCAGGCCGCGAGCATGGCCGGCTGGTGGCAGCCGGCCTACCTCGCCCCGCGCCCCTCCAACGGTCGGGCATAGTACTGCCGATCGGCTGGCTGGACGCCAGACGCGCAGACCGCCCCGTCCCATCGGGCCGTACGGGCAACAATGCCGCCCGATGTAGGCTACGACATAGCAGGGTGAAGGCGTCGTCAATAGGGCACAAGAGGCCTAGGCAGCACCGACACCAGCTAAACGACATAATCCTGTAGCCGTCATCATCACATCGTGCGCACGCCCTCGACGGTCAGCGCACCGTCCGCCGGTAGCACGAGCCGACGGGCCCCATGACAAGACCCAacagccggcgggccccccagGCCAGCCAGAGACTATCAGTTGGGTCCCATCGGCGATCTTATCCCCAACACTGTAACGTATCGGCTACACAATAAATCCCCCACCAGCCCcccgagagaggggctggttcccttcgcattaacacacacacataccatTCCCATAGAACACACCAGAGAGGTAGCGAGACTGTAGGCCAGAGTCCGTCTCCCTCCTcagatacagctccaggagcaccattgtactatgatctcatatagtcacacatgcaggactaggggtattacctcatcggagggccctgaacctgggtacatcggcgTCATGTGTCTAGCGCCTAAACCCGTTCCCAGACGCCGCCGGCGCCCGTCGGCCCTAAACCATGAGTTAAGCgaccccatggcatctgtcccgaaaataccacgacagttggcgcccaccgtggggccgacagCTACGCCGGCCGGAGTAACATTTCAGGCGGGACCCTTCAATGCTTCTGGCGAATGCGTGGCGCACGACCTGGTCGTGCGCTACGCGCGTTCGACCGCGTCAACGACAAAGCCCGTCGTCTGGAGGACGCGGCCTTCCCCATTGACGGCTCCATCATCTCATTTGGCTGGCACCGCGTCTATGTCGCGGTGGTGGCAGAGCCCTACCCTGCTGACGTGACTGAGGACGACTTGCTGCCGCCGGCTAACGACGAAGACCTCTCCCGCGACGTCGGCGACCTCTGTCGCCGCGTGGAGGTGCTCACTGCCACTTCGGCGCCTGGCACGTCCGGCCACAAGACCCCGATCCGCGCGGCGGTGGAATCGCTTCGCACCCCTGTGTCGCATGTGGCTGACCCGGCAGCCGCCGCCCAAGAGCTGGAGAACCATCGCCAGCAACTGCTCCACGAGGCGGACACTCTGGGGGCGAACCAACATGACTTCGAGGTTGCGCAGCGCGAGTACAACGCTGCGTACTATATCACGCCGGCTAACCTTGAGCCCAACAGGATAGCCTTCGTCAGGCGTCGTGGGGCCATCGTCGGCCAGGAGCTGGCTGGCGGCCTCCCCCTCTATGATACCCCAGTCCAAAACATGCGGGCGGCTCAGGCCGCCATCGCTCTGAGCGACCTCGAGGTCCCGGCTCGCAAGATGCAGGTGGACCATATCCGTCTCCTCGTCGAGGCGGCCAACGCGCAGCAGGCGCTGGTCGTGCCGTCCGTCTCCCGCTCGAGGACCCGCGACGACACCGGCGGGCCCATGACCGGCCCACGCGACACACATCAGGCATCTTTGCCTGGCCACACCGACAACCGCCGCAACAGCCGGCAGGCCGGGAGCCGCGGCCGGCGGAACCGCAGCCCGTCGGCTGTTAACAGCCAGTTCCAGGCGACTCAGACCGGCCGGCGCGAGGAGCACGAACGGTCGGCCGCACCCCGAGGCCCAGTGGGCGGGTACATCGGTTCCCGCCAACTGGATGATCGATATGCGCGCCTCAAGCTAGACCGCATCACCAAGTCACGCGCTGCGGAGGAG
This region includes:
- the LOC123399047 gene encoding glutamate receptor 2.9-like, giving the protein MTLLRLAMAVLGRHALLLALVLLFGASSVAARRGGVAPPRRRQQAVDVGVILDRSTWVGNTSWTCIELALEDFYADASHAGYRTRLKLHLRDTGPGAVEAASAGIDLLKNVRVQAIVGPQSSTQAKFLAELGNKSSVPIISFSANSPSRSGQTPYFIRTAWNDSSQAEAIAALVQKHSWREVIPVFEDDNSNTRFIPDLVDALRQVDTHVSYRCKIHPSATEDDIKSAISTLKHNWTSVFVVRMSHTLARKFFKLAKYEGMMGRGFVWIIAYGLTDIFDVAGSPALDVMQGVLGVKPHVEHTMELQNLSQRWRKKYQLENPGIAVSMPAVYGLYAYDTIWALALAAEKAGYVNSDFGVSVTNNGSTDFDRIDTSKAAEKLRGSLLGIKFMGMSGNFCIADMQLVSVNYKIINIIGRERRVVGFWTPGSGISGSLNVKADLGTIVWPGYNETVPGYTETVPRGWLLPMNKILEIGVPVKPGFDEFVKFENGKPKGFCIDVFEAVVNTLSYNVPCHYKPFADEKGNSKGTYDDLVYSVYRKEYDVVVGDITILANRSLYVDFTLPYTESGVRMLVPVRDQRQKTAWTFLNPLTADLWLGFGAFFVFTGFVVWCIEHRTNKDFRGPPGSQIGSIFYFSFSTLVFAHREKILNNLSRIAVVVWLFVVLILQQSYTASLSSILTVEQLQPTITNLEEVIRNGSYVGYLNDSFLPVLLKRLKIDESKMIPLDSPEHYNEALTSGKVAVIVDEIPYLKVFLKQYCHNYTMVGPTYKLDGFGYAFPRGSPLTPDISREILKFASDDRMIKMQKELYGDTSCLDKDDSQTSSSLALHSFQGLFIITGASSMLALLLHAVVTIYNNRHEFNSDSSQSSWRRWPAILSKLFHGDDNPCNTPDKDEPTPENVDDAMESQLSIPNHIIEHLADRDTGSPPEGEGTPGRELSVQGKEPLSFAYMHSERGHNGVASLTRNGSSIRRRQISME